Proteins co-encoded in one Leptospira dzoumogneensis genomic window:
- a CDS encoding aconitate hydratase produces MAFDIDMIRARYEKLGTLVKKAREVVGRPLTLTEKILYSHLWEGTPSSNFERGKSYVDFAPDRVAMQDATAQMALLQFMSAGRSKVAVPSTVHCDHLITAKTGSSADLATASTENKEVYDFLSSVSNKYGIGFWKPGAGIIHQVVLENYAFPGGMMIGTDSHTVNAGGLGMVAIGVGGADACDVMAGLPWELKWPKLIGVKLTGKLNGWTSAKDVILKVAGILTVKGGTGAIVEYFGEGSTSLSCTGKGTIANMGAEIGATTSTFSYDESMERYLRSTNRGDIADLANGVKEHLTADPEVYANPDKFFDQVIEINLSELEPHLNGPFTPDLATPISKMKEEAKKNGWPTKVEVGLIGSCTNSSYEDIARAASLANQAAEKSLKPKAEFTITPGSELVRFTIERDGFIKVFEKIGAKVFANACGPCIGMWSRVGADKKEKNTIVHSFNRNFQSRNDGNPNTFAFVASPELVTALAIAGDLTFDPNNDTLTNEKGEKVKLDPPNGDELPKKGFDVNDPGYQAPAADGSNVQVAVDPKSNRLQLLAPFAKWEGTDLKGLNLLIKVKGKCTTDHISMAGPWLKFRGHLDNISNNLLIGATNIFNEKINSVKNQLDGSYDEVPKVQRQYKAQGIGSIVIGDENYGEGSSREHAAMEPRFLGVRAVLVKSFARIHETNLKKQGMLALTFADKADYDKIKEDDKIDIIGLTSFKEGTPLTLALHHKDGSKEEFQVNHTYNAQQIEWFKAGSALNLIGGKK; encoded by the coding sequence ATGGCATTTGATATAGATATGATTCGTGCCCGGTATGAAAAACTCGGGACCCTGGTTAAAAAAGCCAGAGAAGTGGTCGGCAGACCTCTCACTCTGACCGAAAAAATTCTTTATTCTCACCTTTGGGAAGGAACTCCTTCCTCCAATTTCGAAAGAGGAAAATCTTACGTTGATTTTGCCCCGGACCGCGTTGCAATGCAAGACGCAACCGCGCAGATGGCCTTATTACAATTCATGTCCGCAGGTAGAAGTAAGGTAGCAGTTCCTTCCACAGTACACTGCGATCACTTGATTACTGCAAAAACCGGTTCCTCTGCGGACTTAGCGACTGCCTCTACCGAAAACAAAGAAGTTTACGACTTTCTTTCTTCCGTTTCCAACAAATATGGGATCGGGTTCTGGAAACCAGGAGCTGGAATTATCCACCAAGTAGTATTAGAAAATTATGCATTCCCTGGAGGAATGATGATCGGAACGGATTCTCACACTGTGAACGCAGGTGGTTTGGGAATGGTTGCGATCGGAGTCGGTGGAGCGGACGCTTGTGATGTTATGGCCGGTCTTCCTTGGGAGCTTAAATGGCCGAAACTGATCGGAGTGAAGCTAACCGGGAAATTGAATGGTTGGACTTCTGCAAAAGACGTTATTTTAAAAGTAGCGGGAATTCTTACTGTAAAAGGTGGAACAGGTGCGATCGTAGAATACTTCGGTGAAGGATCTACTTCCCTTTCCTGTACCGGAAAAGGAACCATAGCCAATATGGGAGCCGAAATCGGAGCAACTACCTCTACTTTCTCCTATGACGAGTCTATGGAAAGATATCTTCGCTCTACGAATAGAGGTGATATCGCTGATTTAGCGAATGGGGTGAAGGAACACCTCACAGCAGACCCAGAAGTATACGCAAATCCTGACAAATTTTTCGACCAAGTTATCGAGATCAACCTTTCCGAGTTGGAACCTCACTTGAACGGACCTTTCACTCCTGACTTAGCGACTCCTATTTCTAAAATGAAAGAAGAAGCTAAGAAGAACGGATGGCCTACAAAAGTAGAAGTAGGTCTGATCGGTTCTTGCACAAACTCTTCTTATGAGGATATTGCACGTGCAGCTTCCCTTGCTAACCAAGCGGCGGAAAAATCTCTAAAGCCTAAGGCTGAGTTTACGATTACTCCCGGTTCCGAGCTGGTTCGTTTTACGATTGAAAGAGATGGGTTTATTAAAGTTTTCGAAAAGATCGGAGCGAAAGTTTTTGCGAACGCTTGCGGTCCTTGTATCGGAATGTGGTCTAGGGTAGGAGCGGATAAGAAGGAGAAGAACACAATCGTTCACTCTTTCAATCGTAACTTCCAATCTAGGAATGATGGGAACCCTAACACTTTTGCATTTGTGGCTTCTCCGGAGCTTGTGACTGCGCTCGCAATCGCTGGAGATCTTACTTTCGATCCGAACAATGACACTCTTACCAATGAAAAAGGGGAGAAGGTTAAATTAGATCCTCCGAATGGAGACGAGCTTCCTAAGAAAGGATTCGATGTAAATGATCCTGGTTACCAAGCTCCTGCGGCCGACGGTTCTAATGTGCAAGTGGCCGTGGATCCTAAATCCAATCGTTTACAGTTGCTTGCTCCTTTCGCTAAATGGGAAGGCACTGATCTAAAAGGACTCAACCTTCTGATAAAAGTAAAAGGAAAATGTACGACTGACCATATCTCTATGGCGGGTCCTTGGTTGAAGTTCAGAGGACATTTGGATAATATCTCCAATAACCTTCTGATCGGAGCTACAAACATCTTCAACGAAAAGATCAACAGCGTGAAGAACCAGCTAGACGGTTCTTATGACGAGGTTCCTAAAGTCCAGCGCCAGTACAAAGCTCAAGGGATCGGCTCGATTGTAATCGGAGACGAAAACTACGGAGAAGGTTCTTCCAGAGAGCATGCCGCTATGGAGCCTAGATTCTTAGGAGTAAGAGCGGTTCTGGTAAAATCATTCGCTCGTATCCATGAGACAAACTTGAAAAAGCAAGGTATGCTTGCTTTAACATTTGCGGATAAAGCTGATTACGATAAGATTAAGGAAGACGATAAGATCGATATTATCGGACTTACTTCTTTTAAAGAAGGAACTCCTCTTACTTTAGCTTTACATCATAAAGACGGAAGTAAGGAAGAGTTCCAAGTAAACCACACTTACAATGCTCAGCAGATTGAATGGTTTAAGGCGGGAAGCGCTTTGAATCTGATCGGCGGCAAAAAGTAA
- a CDS encoding phospholipid carrier-dependent glycosyltransferase produces MVWNSFLKKSLNGDRIFVSLLILLNVFLLLPGSGGNAILTQGDEAMHIATIRESLASSSYLFPKFEGVLNLYKPPALFWLGIFSDSLFGVSFFAERFPSFLLFFGSSVLIYLGIRRAGGSSKLAFTISAAYTLTLGVFKFSRLVMMESLLTFFIILVSVTILEFRLSKNRIWLLLGGLFSGIAILIKGPVFQVYSGIILGSYSIIGIFLLHSNGGWAGKKRIWKELLSHIIFHSSSLIVPVIWILVLLSYSELGKEFLTIFLFTENLGKFSAATANQSEWIIPIGFLLYSFPFSAAVFSGFYSKLFQKPKSLREVVGSSYLWAILAICLVHLAPNRKDFYYLLPLIPLAFLGIGLFFIRKKEYQSSKLLSLNYFFCFGISVLVLAAMWAFGILLGQNIWAELIFTAFLLLILLWGRRIRAERSGVPSTTALNLVLAAGLLSYIQFSILPRVNLSEVPENGPFTSAKQICIVSENPWTALTFRNALPGAEIIHSVPGADRNCVDGARYLVFFQEPIPIPSGYQLLQTQTVWKRDVTLKELLSPTQGKEYVYFYEPSRNKNSELESR; encoded by the coding sequence ATGGTTTGGAATTCGTTTTTAAAAAAAAGCTTAAATGGAGATAGAATATTCGTTTCTCTGCTCATTTTGTTAAACGTATTCCTTCTTCTTCCTGGATCCGGAGGGAATGCTATCCTAACCCAAGGCGATGAAGCGATGCATATCGCTACGATCCGAGAAAGTTTAGCCTCTTCTTCCTATCTTTTTCCTAAATTTGAAGGCGTTTTAAATCTCTACAAGCCGCCAGCTCTGTTTTGGCTCGGAATTTTTTCGGATAGTCTTTTTGGTGTCAGCTTTTTTGCGGAAAGATTTCCTTCCTTTTTACTTTTTTTCGGATCCTCTGTTTTAATTTACTTAGGGATTAGAAGAGCAGGTGGAAGTTCTAAACTAGCGTTCACAATTTCCGCTGCTTATACTCTCACTCTCGGAGTGTTCAAATTTTCCCGTTTGGTGATGATGGAATCTTTACTGACCTTCTTCATTATCTTAGTCTCTGTTACTATCTTAGAATTCAGGCTCTCTAAAAATAGGATTTGGTTATTACTAGGCGGCTTATTCTCTGGGATTGCAATTCTAATCAAAGGTCCCGTATTCCAAGTATATAGCGGGATCATTTTAGGTTCCTATTCCATTATTGGGATATTCCTTCTTCACTCAAATGGGGGATGGGCAGGCAAAAAAAGAATTTGGAAGGAACTCCTTTCCCATATCATCTTCCATTCTTCTTCTTTGATCGTTCCGGTAATTTGGATCCTAGTCCTTCTTTCCTATTCAGAATTAGGAAAAGAATTCTTAACGATCTTCTTATTCACTGAGAATCTCGGTAAATTCTCAGCGGCCACGGCTAACCAGTCCGAATGGATCATTCCGATTGGATTTTTACTCTATAGTTTCCCTTTTAGCGCGGCGGTTTTTTCAGGATTCTATTCTAAATTATTCCAAAAGCCAAAGTCTTTAAGAGAAGTGGTCGGGAGTTCCTACCTTTGGGCAATTCTTGCAATCTGTTTGGTCCACTTGGCACCGAACCGTAAGGATTTTTATTATCTTCTTCCTTTGATCCCTTTAGCTTTCTTGGGAATCGGATTATTCTTCATTCGAAAAAAGGAATACCAATCCTCGAAACTTCTTTCTTTGAACTATTTCTTCTGTTTTGGGATCAGTGTATTGGTCTTGGCTGCAATGTGGGCTTTCGGAATTCTTCTGGGCCAAAATATCTGGGCGGAATTGATATTCACAGCATTCTTACTTTTGATTTTACTATGGGGAAGAAGGATCCGAGCAGAAAGGTCAGGAGTTCCTTCCACCACTGCTCTAAACCTCGTGCTTGCAGCAGGCTTACTCTCTTATATTCAATTTTCCATTCTTCCTAGAGTGAATTTGAGTGAGGTTCCGGAAAATGGACCATTCACAAGTGCAAAACAGATCTGCATAGTTTCCGAAAATCCTTGGACCGCACTTACTTTTAGAAATGCACTTCCTGGCGCTGAGATCATTCACTCTGTTCCGGGTGCAGATCGAAATTGTGTAGATGGCGCTAGATATTTGGTCTTCTTCCAAGAACCGATCCCTATTCCGTCGGGGTACCAGCTTCTCCAGACACAAACTGTTTGGAAAAGAGACGTTACCCTGAAGGAACTCCTGAGCCCGACTCAGGGAAAAGAATACGTATACTTTTATGAGCCTTCTCGGAATAAGAATTCCGAATTGGAGAGTCGATGA
- a CDS encoding TetR/AcrR family transcriptional regulator, whose amino-acid sequence MVRTPKKKVKKTKVSKAGAHSSHKGPKKRDRKATETALMKAGIQVFAKKGYDAATTKDIAKTAGANEALIMRYFGGKKGLLEAILTRTDDLGDSATGKKEIDDKQLHLDEALVESITERCSDFKHYSDFMKVAVSRIILDPDVSRIIQTKIYTKALPEMIHELEKFKKGGEIDPKADLKSVAFGISSLTFALGFMAQVVYKIPESEIKATIKEMVRILQKGLKPDSK is encoded by the coding sequence ATGGTTCGAACCCCTAAAAAAAAGGTCAAAAAAACTAAGGTATCCAAAGCGGGTGCTCATAGCTCTCACAAAGGTCCCAAAAAAAGAGACCGTAAAGCAACTGAGACCGCTTTAATGAAAGCGGGGATACAAGTTTTTGCCAAAAAAGGATATGACGCGGCGACTACAAAGGATATCGCCAAGACTGCGGGGGCTAACGAGGCTCTTATTATGCGTTATTTCGGCGGGAAGAAGGGGCTTTTAGAAGCAATCCTAACTCGAACCGACGACCTTGGCGATTCAGCTACAGGGAAAAAAGAAATAGATGACAAACAACTTCATTTAGATGAGGCTTTGGTCGAGTCCATTACAGAAAGATGTTCCGATTTCAAACATTATTCCGACTTTATGAAAGTTGCAGTCAGCAGGATCATATTAGATCCGGACGTTAGTAGAATTATCCAAACTAAAATTTATACAAAAGCTCTTCCTGAAATGATCCATGAGTTGGAAAAATTTAAGAAGGGAGGAGAGATAGATCCTAAAGCGGATCTAAAGTCGGTCGCATTCGGGATTTCTTCTTTGACCTTCGCGTTAGGATTTATGGCTCAGGTGGTTTATAAAATTCCGGAATCGGAAATCAAAGCTACTATCAAAGAAATGGTCAGGATCCTGCAGAAGGGCCTAAAACCGGACTCTAAATAA